From the Rhodococcus sp. NBC_00297 genome, one window contains:
- the yjfF gene encoding galactofuranose ABC transporter, permease protein YjfF codes for MTDLLTRPPATSTAPSRWDRIRRYSPPSRFLPVIATFALLVGLFGVGEMRYPGFADPQLFLSLFVDNAFLIVLAVGMTFVILTGGIDLSVGSVVALSTMIAARTLQLGWSPVLVIAAVLLCGTLLGTTMGVLVHYLQIQPFVATLAGMFLARGLCYMIGVESIPITDETFSSIAFAVIELPGGYTITWSVVIALVTVAVAAYVLACTRFGRSVYGIGGNEASAVLMGLRVAAVKVGVYSISGFCAALGGLLFAFYALSGYSLHAVGMELDAIAAVVIGGTLLTGGRGYVLGSVVGVLILGAIQTFIAFDGTLSSWWTRITVGTLLLVFVVAQRLTTVPRARFRPRRA; via the coding sequence ATGACCGATCTGCTGACACGCCCCCCGGCCACCTCCACCGCGCCGTCCCGCTGGGACCGCATCCGGCGCTATTCGCCGCCGAGCAGGTTCCTGCCGGTCATCGCCACCTTCGCGTTGCTCGTCGGCCTGTTCGGCGTCGGCGAGATGCGCTACCCCGGCTTCGCCGACCCGCAGCTGTTCCTCTCCCTGTTCGTCGACAACGCGTTCCTGATCGTCCTCGCTGTGGGCATGACCTTCGTCATCCTGACCGGCGGTATCGATCTCTCGGTCGGCTCCGTCGTGGCGCTGTCGACCATGATCGCAGCGCGCACACTGCAACTCGGCTGGTCCCCCGTCCTCGTCATCGCCGCCGTGCTGCTGTGCGGCACGCTGCTCGGCACCACGATGGGCGTATTGGTGCACTACCTCCAGATCCAGCCGTTCGTCGCCACGCTCGCCGGCATGTTCCTCGCCCGTGGTCTCTGCTACATGATCGGCGTCGAGTCCATCCCCATCACCGACGAGACGTTCAGCTCCATCGCGTTCGCCGTGATCGAGCTCCCGGGCGGCTACACCATCACGTGGAGCGTCGTCATCGCACTCGTGACCGTCGCGGTGGCGGCCTACGTCCTCGCATGCACCCGTTTCGGCCGGTCGGTCTACGGCATCGGCGGCAACGAGGCGTCGGCCGTGCTGATGGGACTGCGTGTGGCGGCGGTGAAGGTGGGTGTCTACTCGATCAGCGGTTTCTGCGCCGCGCTCGGCGGACTCCTGTTCGCGTTCTACGCCCTGTCGGGTTACAGCCTCCACGCGGTCGGCATGGAGCTCGACGCGATCGCCGCCGTCGTCATCGGTGGGACGCTGCTCACGGGTGGCCGAGGCTACGTTCTCGGCTCGGTCGTCGGTGTCCTCATCCTCGGTGCCATCCAGACGTTCATCGCGTTCGACGGGACCCTGAGTTCGTGGTGGACCCGGATCACGGTCGGAACACTGCTGCTCGTCTTCGTCGTCGCTCAGCGTCTGACCACGGTGCCGCGGGCCCGCTTCCGTCCGAGGCGAGCATGA
- a CDS encoding LacI family DNA-binding transcriptional regulator has product MTTTTGTDGRPPVMADVARLAGVSHQTVSRVINGQNNLRPETRERVQRAIDQLGYRPNRAARALVTKRSATIGIIGSKLGFWGPSTTHRTVQSAAREAGFSVSAVSLTTLSRDELVDAMHHLHDQGVEGIVLIAATDDAVAAARSEEAVVPVVVVEGDPLTSRWTVGIDQVGGARLATRHLVDSGHRRIAHLAGPLGWAEARAREQGWREVLDEAGLPWTPPLRGDWSARSGFERGSRLAADPDVTAVFCANDQMALGLLRAFHEHGRRVPEDVSVVGFDDIPEAAYLIPPLTTIRQNFTEVGRRAIEILRAAIDGTGGPETQIAPELVVRASTTRATGEQP; this is encoded by the coding sequence ATGACCACCACGACCGGCACGGACGGTCGACCTCCCGTCATGGCCGACGTCGCCCGGCTCGCCGGCGTGTCCCATCAGACGGTCTCCCGAGTCATCAACGGACAGAACAACCTTCGCCCGGAGACTCGGGAACGGGTCCAGCGTGCCATCGACCAGCTCGGGTACCGGCCCAACCGGGCCGCCCGCGCCCTGGTGACGAAGCGGTCGGCCACCATCGGCATCATCGGCTCCAAGCTCGGGTTCTGGGGCCCGAGCACCACCCACCGCACCGTCCAGAGCGCCGCCCGCGAGGCCGGTTTCTCGGTCAGCGCGGTCAGTCTCACGACCCTCTCGCGCGACGAGCTCGTCGACGCGATGCACCACCTGCACGACCAGGGCGTCGAGGGCATCGTCCTCATCGCCGCGACCGACGACGCGGTGGCCGCGGCGCGCTCCGAGGAGGCGGTGGTGCCCGTCGTCGTCGTGGAGGGCGATCCGCTGACCTCGCGCTGGACGGTCGGCATCGACCAGGTCGGCGGCGCCCGCCTGGCCACCCGTCACCTCGTCGATTCCGGACATCGACGCATCGCCCACCTCGCGGGTCCGCTGGGTTGGGCCGAGGCTCGCGCGCGCGAACAGGGGTGGCGGGAGGTCCTCGACGAGGCGGGGCTGCCGTGGACCCCTCCGCTCCGTGGTGACTGGTCCGCGCGCAGTGGGTTCGAGCGCGGCTCCCGGTTGGCGGCCGATCCCGACGTCACGGCGGTGTTCTGCGCCAACGATCAGATGGCGCTGGGCCTGCTGCGTGCGTTCCACGAGCACGGCCGTCGGGTGCCGGAGGACGTGAGCGTCGTGGGCTTCGACGACATCCCCGAAGCCGCCTATCTCATCCCTCCGCTGACGACGATCCGACAGAATTTCACCGAGGTGGGCCGACGCGCCATCGAGATCCTGCGAGCGGCGATCGACGGGACCGGCGGTCCCGAGACGCAGATCGCTCCGGAACTCGTCGTGCGCGCGAGCACCACCCGAGCCACAGGAGAACAGCCATGA
- a CDS encoding bifunctional o-acetylhomoserine/o-acetylserine sulfhydrylase, with protein sequence MTDHTSDTGATEGDVVDAAGAPVEDPALNWSFETRQVHVGQVPDVTTHARALPIYQTTSYTFDNTDHAAALFGLAEPGNIYTRIMNPTQDVVEQRIASLEGGVAALLVSSGQAAETLAILNIAETGDHVVSSPRLYGGTYNLFHYTLPKLGITVSFVDDPDDLDQWEKAVRPETKAFYGETISNPKNDIFDIRGVSDVAHRHGIPLIVDNTVATPYLIQPLKHGADIVVHSATKYLGGHGTAIAGVIVDGGGFDWTQGRFTNFTTPDPSYHGVVFADLGAPAFALKARVQLLRDIGAAVSPFNAFLIGQGIETLSLRLERHVQNATAVAQFLEQREEVTSVNYAGLPSSPWYERGQELAPRGAGAIVAFELAGGVDAGKRFVDALELHSHVANIGDVRSLVIHPASTTHSQLTPEEQLASGVTPGLVRLAVGIEGIDDILADLEKGFRAAS encoded by the coding sequence ATGACCGATCACACTTCCGACACCGGTGCCACCGAGGGCGACGTCGTCGACGCAGCCGGAGCACCCGTCGAGGATCCGGCACTGAACTGGAGCTTCGAGACGCGGCAGGTGCACGTCGGACAGGTTCCCGACGTCACCACCCACGCGCGCGCCCTGCCGATCTACCAGACGACGTCCTACACGTTCGACAACACCGACCACGCCGCCGCGCTGTTCGGGCTCGCCGAGCCGGGCAACATCTACACCCGCATCATGAACCCGACGCAGGACGTCGTCGAGCAGCGCATCGCGTCGCTCGAGGGCGGCGTCGCCGCACTGCTCGTCTCGTCCGGCCAGGCCGCCGAGACGCTGGCGATCCTGAACATCGCCGAGACCGGCGACCACGTCGTCTCCAGCCCCCGTCTGTACGGCGGCACGTACAACCTCTTCCACTACACGCTGCCCAAGCTGGGCATCACCGTGTCCTTCGTCGACGATCCGGACGACCTCGACCAGTGGGAGAAGGCCGTCCGCCCCGAGACCAAGGCGTTCTACGGCGAGACCATCTCCAACCCGAAGAACGACATCTTCGACATCCGCGGAGTGTCCGACGTGGCACACCGCCACGGCATCCCGTTGATCGTCGACAACACCGTGGCGACGCCGTATCTGATCCAGCCTCTGAAGCACGGTGCGGACATCGTGGTGCACTCGGCCACCAAGTACCTCGGCGGCCACGGCACCGCGATCGCCGGCGTCATCGTCGACGGCGGTGGCTTCGACTGGACACAGGGTCGCTTCACCAACTTCACCACCCCCGATCCCAGCTACCACGGTGTGGTGTTCGCCGATCTCGGCGCTCCGGCCTTCGCACTCAAGGCCCGCGTGCAACTGCTGCGCGACATCGGCGCGGCGGTCTCCCCGTTCAACGCGTTCCTCATCGGCCAGGGCATCGAGACACTGTCCCTGCGCCTCGAGCGACACGTGCAGAACGCGACGGCGGTCGCACAGTTCCTCGAGCAGCGCGAGGAGGTGACGAGCGTGAACTACGCCGGGTTGCCGTCCTCCCCGTGGTACGAGCGCGGACAGGAACTCGCCCCGCGCGGAGCGGGTGCCATCGTGGCGTTCGAACTCGCGGGCGGTGTCGACGCGGGCAAGCGTTTCGTGGATGCGCTGGAGCTGCACAGCCATGTCGCTAATATCGGAGACGTGCGTTCACTGGTGATCCATCCCGCGTCGACGACGCACTCGCAGTTGACGCCCGAGGAGCAGCTGGCCTCCGGAGTCACTCCGGGCCTGGTGCGACTCGCAGTCGGTATCGAGGGAATCGACGACATCCTGGCCGATCTGGAGAAGGGTTTCCGGGCCGCATCTTGA
- the araA gene encoding L-arabinose isomerase codes for MSVVETRSAPSPSPAPSGVARPEVWFLTGSQSLYGPETLEQVAVQSRTIAEKLDDALGVTVVWKPVLLDASSILNRMREANTTDDCIGVITWMHTFSPAKMWIAGLDALDVPLLHLHTQAGMSLPWSTIDMEFMNLNQAAHGDREFGHIQSRVGVLRTTVAGHVDDPAVVRRVEQWTCAARGRADMRSLRLARFGDNMRDVAVTEGDKVEAQLRFGVSVNTYGVNDLVEVVSAVDEAAVSALVDEYVETYDVASALRPGGDRHESLRYGARVEAGMRQFLTEGGFGAFTTNFEDLGGLRQLPGLAVQRLMADGWGFGGEGDWKTSMLLRAMKTMAIGQPGGTSFMEDYTYHLVPGEEKILGAHMLEVCPSITTATPTLEIHPLSIGGREDPVRLRFTADPGAGIVVGISDVGERFRLTANVIEVVEPDEALPSLPVACAVWKPQPSLSVSAESWLTAGAPHHTVLSTALDLPVLEAFSDMIAVELLTIEEGTTTRDFQRTLRWNAAYHRLAAAL; via the coding sequence ATGTCCGTCGTCGAAACCAGGTCCGCCCCGTCCCCCTCGCCCGCACCGTCCGGTGTCGCCCGACCCGAGGTCTGGTTCCTCACGGGCAGCCAGAGTCTGTACGGTCCCGAGACTCTCGAGCAGGTGGCGGTGCAGTCCCGCACGATCGCCGAGAAACTCGACGACGCACTGGGTGTGACGGTGGTCTGGAAGCCGGTGCTCCTCGACGCGTCGTCCATCCTGAACCGGATGCGCGAGGCCAACACGACCGACGACTGCATCGGGGTGATCACCTGGATGCACACCTTCTCCCCCGCCAAGATGTGGATCGCCGGCCTCGACGCCCTCGACGTGCCCCTCCTGCATCTGCACACGCAGGCCGGGATGTCGCTGCCGTGGTCGACCATCGACATGGAGTTCATGAACCTCAACCAGGCCGCGCACGGCGACCGGGAGTTCGGTCACATTCAGTCCCGCGTCGGTGTGCTGCGGACCACCGTCGCCGGACACGTCGACGATCCCGCCGTCGTCCGGCGCGTCGAACAGTGGACGTGTGCGGCGCGCGGTCGTGCCGACATGCGGTCGCTCCGGCTGGCGCGCTTCGGCGACAACATGCGCGACGTGGCCGTCACCGAGGGCGACAAGGTGGAGGCTCAGCTGCGGTTCGGCGTCTCGGTGAACACCTACGGTGTCAACGATCTCGTCGAGGTCGTCTCCGCGGTGGACGAGGCCGCGGTGTCCGCCCTGGTCGACGAGTACGTCGAGACCTACGACGTCGCGTCCGCGTTGCGGCCGGGCGGCGATCGACACGAGTCGCTGCGCTACGGCGCACGGGTCGAGGCGGGAATGCGACAGTTCCTGACCGAGGGCGGATTCGGCGCCTTCACCACGAACTTCGAGGACCTCGGCGGCCTGCGTCAGCTCCCCGGACTCGCGGTCCAGAGGCTGATGGCCGACGGGTGGGGCTTCGGCGGCGAGGGCGACTGGAAGACCTCGATGTTGTTGCGCGCCATGAAGACCATGGCCATCGGGCAGCCCGGCGGCACGTCGTTCATGGAGGACTACACGTACCACCTCGTGCCCGGCGAGGAGAAGATCCTGGGGGCACACATGCTCGAGGTGTGCCCGTCCATCACCACGGCGACCCCGACTCTCGAGATCCATCCGTTGTCGATCGGCGGGCGCGAGGATCCCGTACGACTGCGCTTCACGGCGGATCCCGGCGCCGGCATCGTCGTGGGCATCTCCGACGTCGGCGAACGGTTCCGCCTCACCGCCAACGTCATCGAGGTCGTCGAGCCGGACGAGGCGCTGCCCTCCCTGCCGGTGGCCTGCGCCGTGTGGAAGCCGCAGCCCTCGCTGTCGGTGTCCGCGGAGTCGTGGCTCACAGCCGGCGCACCGCATCACACGGTGCTGAGCACCGCGCTCGATCTGCCGGTACTGGAAGCGTTCTCGGACATGATCGCGGTGGAGCTGCTCACGATCGAGGAGGGCACCACCACACGAGACTTCCAGCGCACGTTGCGCTGGAACGCGGCGTACCACAGACTGGCCGCCGCGTTGTGA
- a CDS encoding exodeoxyribonuclease III: protein MLEWLEQSAADIVCLQETRATDEELLACLAPALGEGWHLVSAEPSAKGRNGVAILSRVPADSAVVGFGSAEFDDAGRWIEACFPAVGADPAVTVASLYLPSGEVGTEKQDSKERFMASFEHRLAALASSGEHHVVCGDWNIAHTERDLKNWKGNRTKSGFLASERAWLDALVGESGAWVDVVRALHPDVDGPYSWWSYRGKAFDNDAGWRIDYQMATRDFADRAKDAVVERADTYDQRWSDHAPVTVVYR from the coding sequence ATGCTCGAGTGGCTCGAGCAGTCCGCGGCGGACATCGTCTGCCTGCAGGAGACGCGGGCGACGGACGAGGAGCTGCTCGCCTGCCTCGCTCCCGCGCTGGGCGAGGGCTGGCATCTCGTGTCCGCCGAGCCGTCCGCGAAGGGCCGCAACGGTGTCGCCATCCTGTCGCGGGTTCCTGCGGACAGTGCCGTCGTCGGGTTCGGGAGCGCCGAGTTCGACGACGCGGGGCGCTGGATCGAGGCCTGCTTCCCGGCAGTCGGAGCAGATCCGGCCGTCACCGTCGCCAGTCTCTACCTGCCGTCCGGTGAGGTGGGCACCGAGAAGCAGGACTCCAAGGAACGGTTCATGGCCTCGTTCGAGCACCGTCTCGCGGCGCTCGCGTCCTCGGGCGAGCATCACGTGGTCTGCGGCGACTGGAACATCGCGCACACCGAACGGGATCTGAAGAACTGGAAGGGCAACCGCACCAAGTCCGGCTTCCTGGCGAGCGAGCGCGCCTGGCTCGACGCTCTCGTCGGTGAGTCGGGAGCGTGGGTCGACGTGGTGCGAGCGCTCCACCCGGACGTCGACGGGCCCTACAGCTGGTGGTCGTACCGCGGTAAGGCCTTCGACAACGACGCCGGGTGGCGCATCGACTACCAGATGGCCACCCGGGACTTCGCGGACCGCGCGAAGGACGCCGTGGTCGAGCGGGCCGACACCTACGACCAGCGGTGGTCCGACCACGCACCGGTCACCGTCGTCTACCGCTGA
- the metX gene encoding homoserine O-acetyltransferase MetX: MTLDLHSPARPSAFPPADGQVGTVHIGDVLLESGRVVPDATVAVQRWGEVSPARDNVVLVQHALTGDSHVTGPAGPDHPSPGWWTGMVGPGAPLDTDRWCVVATNVLGGCRGTTGPASLDPDGVAWGSRFPAISIRDQVAAERMVADALGIDRFAAVVGGSMGGMRTLEWLVSYPDRVASALVLAVGARASADQIGTQTTQIAAITADPDWQGGDYHASGRAPRAGLAVARRIAHLTYRTEHELDARFGNEPQIGEDPLNGGRYAIASYLEHQATKLVDRFDAGTYVLLSEAMNRHDVGRGRGGLEAALGSVRTPTIVGGVDSDRLYPLRQQQEIADLIPGCDGLRIISSRDGHDGFLTEPDAVSTMLVATMALASDALAAKD, encoded by the coding sequence TTGACACTCGATCTCCACTCGCCTGCCCGTCCGTCGGCATTTCCGCCGGCGGACGGGCAGGTGGGCACCGTGCACATCGGCGACGTTCTCCTCGAGAGCGGACGCGTGGTTCCCGACGCGACGGTCGCCGTGCAGCGGTGGGGCGAGGTCTCGCCCGCGCGGGACAACGTCGTTCTCGTCCAGCACGCGCTCACCGGGGACTCGCACGTCACCGGACCGGCCGGACCGGATCACCCGTCGCCCGGGTGGTGGACCGGCATGGTGGGTCCCGGCGCACCCCTCGACACCGATCGCTGGTGCGTGGTGGCGACGAACGTGCTCGGCGGGTGCCGAGGTACCACGGGTCCCGCGTCGCTCGATCCGGACGGTGTCGCGTGGGGATCCCGATTCCCGGCCATCTCCATCCGCGACCAGGTGGCGGCGGAGCGCATGGTCGCCGACGCCCTCGGCATCGACCGCTTCGCGGCGGTCGTCGGCGGCTCCATGGGCGGTATGCGCACTCTCGAGTGGCTGGTCTCCTACCCGGACCGTGTCGCCTCGGCACTGGTGCTCGCCGTCGGTGCGCGCGCGTCCGCGGACCAGATCGGCACCCAGACCACGCAGATCGCCGCCATCACCGCCGACCCCGACTGGCAGGGCGGTGACTATCACGCCTCCGGTCGCGCTCCGCGTGCCGGACTCGCCGTCGCTCGGCGCATCGCGCACCTCACCTACCGCACCGAGCACGAACTCGACGCCCGGTTCGGCAACGAGCCCCAGATCGGCGAGGACCCGCTGAACGGCGGGCGCTACGCGATCGCGAGCTACCTCGAGCATCAGGCGACCAAGCTCGTCGACCGCTTCGACGCCGGGACCTACGTGCTGCTGTCGGAGGCCATGAACCGGCACGACGTGGGCCGCGGGCGAGGCGGGCTCGAGGCGGCCCTGGGGTCGGTCCGCACGCCCACCATCGTGGGCGGCGTCGACTCCGACCGGCTGTACCCCCTGCGGCAGCAGCAGGAGATCGCCGATCTGATCCCCGGGTGCGACGGGTTGCGCATCATCTCCTCGCGCGACGGCCACGACGGCTTCCTCACCGAGCCCGACGCGGTGTCCACGATGCTCGTGGCCACCATGGCGTTGGCCTCCGACGCACTCGCGGCGAAGGACTGA
- a CDS encoding L-ribulose-5-phosphate 4-epimerase, translating to MTVLDSARGTVEAVRAEVCALHAELVRYGLVVWTAGNVSARVPGHDLFVIKPSGVSYDDLTPENMVLCDLHGTVVEGDHAPSSDTAAQAYVYRHLDHVGAVVHTHSPYAVAWAARGEPIPVVTTMCADEFGGDIPVGPFAAIGDDSIGRGIVDTLRGSRSPAVLMQNHGVFAVGPTARSAVKAAVMCEDVARSVHLAHQLGRPLPIPPDAVDALHDRYQNVYGQR from the coding sequence ATGACCGTTCTCGACAGCGCTCGCGGCACCGTGGAGGCGGTCCGCGCCGAGGTGTGCGCGCTGCACGCCGAACTGGTGCGGTACGGACTGGTGGTGTGGACCGCCGGCAACGTGTCCGCTCGGGTCCCCGGCCACGACCTCTTCGTGATCAAGCCGAGCGGCGTCTCCTACGACGACCTCACCCCCGAGAACATGGTGCTGTGCGATCTGCACGGCACCGTGGTCGAGGGCGATCATGCCCCGTCCTCCGACACCGCGGCCCAGGCCTACGTCTACCGCCACCTCGATCACGTCGGCGCCGTGGTGCACACCCACTCCCCCTACGCGGTGGCGTGGGCCGCCCGCGGCGAGCCGATCCCGGTGGTCACCACGATGTGCGCCGACGAGTTCGGCGGCGACATCCCCGTCGGACCGTTCGCCGCGATCGGTGACGACTCGATCGGACGCGGCATCGTCGACACGCTGCGTGGCAGCAGGTCGCCCGCCGTGCTGATGCAGAACCACGGCGTCTTCGCGGTGGGCCCGACGGCGCGGTCCGCCGTCAAGGCAGCGGTGATGTGCGAGGACGTCGCACGGTCGGTGCATCTCGCACACCAGCTCGGCCGGCCTCTGCCCATCCCACCGGACGCCGTCGACGCGCTGCACGACCGCTACCAGAACGTGTACGGCCAACGCTGA
- a CDS encoding MFS transporter: MLALALGGFGIGTTEFVSMGLLPEMATTMGVSEPSAGHLISAYAVGVVVGAPVIAALAARVPRRTLLLALMVAFTLGNLGTVFAPSFHELMASRFVAGLPHGAYFGVAALVAAHLADPGARAKSVAMVMMGLSVANVVGVPAATWIGQAFGWRSAFGIVAVIGAITVTALAVWLPRLDSMPTTNPRTELGAFRRTQVWMTLFVGMVGFGGMFAVYTYIATTLTDVAGLSKAAVPLALMIYGLGMVVGNMAGGWIADRMLVPGLFLAMTSVAVSLAVFVAAAHNPVTALIVVFLIAASGSAIVPGLQTRLMDVAADAQTLAASLNHAAFNFANALGAALGGAVIAAGFGYTAPAVVGAGLAIAGIAVLATSVAMQRRTDARLAA; encoded by the coding sequence ATGCTGGCGCTCGCGCTCGGCGGTTTCGGCATCGGCACCACGGAGTTCGTCTCGATGGGCCTGCTCCCGGAGATGGCGACCACGATGGGGGTGTCCGAGCCCAGCGCCGGCCACCTCATCTCCGCCTACGCCGTCGGTGTCGTGGTGGGTGCGCCCGTCATCGCCGCGCTCGCGGCGCGGGTGCCGCGGCGGACGTTGCTTCTCGCCCTCATGGTGGCGTTCACTCTCGGCAACCTGGGCACGGTGTTCGCGCCCAGCTTCCACGAGCTGATGGCCTCCCGCTTCGTCGCCGGACTGCCGCACGGCGCGTACTTCGGTGTGGCAGCGCTGGTGGCCGCCCACCTCGCCGATCCCGGTGCGCGTGCCAAGTCGGTGGCCATGGTGATGATGGGACTGTCCGTCGCCAATGTCGTCGGTGTGCCGGCGGCCACGTGGATCGGCCAGGCGTTCGGCTGGCGCAGCGCGTTCGGCATCGTCGCCGTCATCGGTGCCATCACCGTCACCGCCCTCGCGGTGTGGCTGCCGCGACTGGACTCGATGCCCACCACGAACCCGCGGACCGAGCTGGGCGCCTTCCGGCGCACGCAGGTGTGGATGACCCTCTTCGTGGGCATGGTGGGCTTCGGCGGCATGTTCGCCGTGTACACCTACATCGCCACGACATTGACGGACGTGGCCGGTCTGTCCAAGGCCGCGGTGCCCTTGGCGCTGATGATCTACGGCCTCGGCATGGTGGTCGGCAACATGGCCGGCGGATGGATCGCGGACCGCATGCTCGTCCCCGGGCTCTTCCTGGCGATGACGTCCGTCGCGGTGAGCCTGGCGGTGTTCGTCGCCGCGGCGCACAACCCGGTGACCGCTCTGATCGTCGTGTTCCTCATCGCCGCATCGGGATCCGCCATCGTGCCCGGACTGCAGACGCGACTGATGGACGTGGCCGCCGATGCGCAGACCCTCGCCGCCTCGCTCAACCACGCGGCGTTCAACTTCGCGAACGCGCTGGGGGCCGCCCTCGGCGGCGCCGTCATCGCCGCGGGCTTCGGCTACACGGCGCCGGCCGTGGTGGGTGCCGGTCTCGCGATCGCCGGCATCGCCGTTCTGGCCACGTCGGTGGCGATGCAGCGTCGCACCGACGCTCGTCTCGCCGCCTGA
- the araB gene encoding ribulokinase: MTTPDHETYTIGVDFGTLSGRAVVVRVSDGAELGTAVHEYRHGVLESTLPGGSVRLGDAWALQVPDDYRDVLRTAVPAALRDAGVPPDRVVGIGTDFTACTMVPTLADGTPLDEIAQFADRPHAYVKLWKHHAAQGQADRINALAAERGEAWLPRYGGLISSEWEFAKALQIHEEDPEVYDAMERWVEAADWIVWQLCGRYVRNACTAGYKGILQDGEYPSAEFLTALAPGFAAFVTDKLDQPIGELGSRAGSLTAEAAAWTGLPQGIAVAVGNVDAHVTAPAARAVEPGRMVAIMGTSTCHVMSADVLREVPGMCGVVDGGIVAGSYGYEAGQSGVGDIFGWFTRTGVPADYRDAAAEAGESVHEYLTRLASEQEVGEHGLVALDWHSGNRSVLVDHRLSGLLLGATLATRPEDIYRALLEATAFGTRVIVETFRASGVPVEEFVVAGGLAKNPLLMQIYADVLRMPLSVIGSDQGPALGSAIHAAVAAGCYADVPVASKAMGRVHRGAYQPDEGRSQAYDALFRIYSDLHDHFGRQVSTMRELRALRGDVLDRKAVRR, translated from the coding sequence ATGACGACGCCCGATCACGAGACCTACACCATCGGAGTCGATTTCGGCACGCTGTCCGGACGGGCCGTCGTCGTGCGGGTCTCCGACGGTGCCGAGCTGGGTACGGCCGTGCACGAGTACCGACACGGAGTCCTGGAGTCGACGCTGCCCGGCGGCTCCGTGCGACTCGGCGACGCCTGGGCCCTCCAGGTTCCCGACGACTACCGCGACGTGCTCCGCACCGCCGTTCCCGCAGCCCTGCGCGATGCCGGTGTCCCGCCCGACCGGGTGGTCGGCATCGGGACCGACTTCACGGCGTGCACGATGGTGCCCACGCTCGCCGACGGCACCCCGCTCGACGAGATCGCCCAGTTCGCCGATCGGCCGCACGCCTACGTGAAGCTGTGGAAACACCATGCGGCGCAGGGCCAGGCCGATCGCATCAACGCCCTCGCCGCGGAGCGCGGCGAGGCGTGGCTCCCCCGCTACGGCGGACTGATCTCGTCCGAGTGGGAGTTCGCCAAGGCGTTGCAGATCCACGAGGAGGACCCCGAGGTCTACGACGCCATGGAGCGGTGGGTCGAGGCGGCGGACTGGATCGTCTGGCAGCTGTGCGGACGCTACGTCCGCAACGCCTGCACGGCCGGCTACAAGGGCATTCTCCAGGACGGCGAGTACCCGTCGGCCGAGTTCCTCACCGCCCTGGCACCCGGGTTCGCCGCGTTCGTCACCGACAAGCTCGACCAGCCGATCGGCGAACTGGGTTCTCGTGCAGGGTCTCTGACCGCCGAGGCCGCCGCGTGGACCGGACTGCCCCAGGGAATCGCCGTGGCCGTCGGCAACGTCGACGCGCACGTCACGGCGCCGGCGGCCCGCGCCGTGGAACCCGGTCGCATGGTGGCGATCATGGGCACCTCCACCTGTCACGTCATGAGCGCCGACGTACTGCGGGAGGTTCCGGGGATGTGCGGCGTCGTCGACGGCGGCATCGTCGCGGGGTCCTACGGATACGAGGCCGGGCAGTCCGGAGTCGGCGACATCTTCGGATGGTTCACGCGCACCGGGGTTCCTGCCGACTACCGCGACGCCGCCGCCGAGGCCGGCGAGTCGGTCCACGAGTACCTGACCCGGCTGGCGTCCGAGCAGGAGGTCGGCGAACACGGGTTGGTGGCCCTCGACTGGCACAGCGGCAACCGATCCGTCCTGGTCGACCACCGACTGTCGGGACTGTTGCTGGGTGCGACTCTCGCCACCAGGCCCGAGGACATCTATCGGGCACTGCTCGAGGCCACGGCCTTCGGCACGCGGGTCATCGTCGAGACCTTCCGCGCCAGCGGTGTTCCGGTCGAGGAGTTCGTCGTCGCCGGCGGACTGGCGAAGAACCCACTGCTGATGCAGATCTACGCCGACGTGCTGCGCATGCCGCTCTCGGTCATCGGGTCCGACCAGGGTCCGGCGCTGGGATCGGCGATCCACGCGGCAGTCGCGGCCGGCTGCTACGCCGACGTGCCCGTGGCCTCGAAGGCGATGGGCCGCGTGCACCGCGGCGCGTACCAACCCGACGAGGGCCGGTCGCAGGCCTACGACGCTCTGTTCCGCATCTACTCCGATCTTCACGACCACTTCGGACGTCAGGTGTCCACCATGCGCGAACTGCGGGCCCTCCGCGGCGACGTGCTCGACCGGAAGGCGGTTCGACGATGA